Proteins encoded within one genomic window of Synechococcus sp. PCC 7335:
- the mtnA gene encoding S-methyl-5-thioribose-1-phosphate isomerase, translating into MSALRSIEWKDDQLRLLDQRKLPAQTVYESYSDYRSVAKAIQTMVVRGAPAIGVTAAFGVAIAARQFQLSSTESFLADLHSAGQYLIQARPTAVNLAWAVNQLLAIATTQANQGSSPANIAANLLKEAQLLYQADIAACKQLGTYAQALIPNPVRVIHHCNTGSLAAVDYGTALGVIRIAHEQGKQIHVFLDETRPRLQGASLSAYEMKAAGISHTVIVDGASGYVMSTQKIDACIVGCDRVAANGDVANKIGTYNLALIAHAHQVPFYVACPTSTLDLSLASGAIINIEERVSTEITHINAQQITPDDTPVFNPAFDITPSKYITALITEKGIVYPPFEENLAKLMGNPSKISDVVHSP; encoded by the coding sequence ATGAGCGCCTTACGCAGTATTGAATGGAAAGATGACCAATTAAGACTGCTAGATCAAAGAAAGCTACCAGCCCAAACAGTTTATGAAAGTTATTCGGATTATCGGTCAGTGGCCAAGGCTATTCAGACCATGGTGGTCCGAGGAGCACCAGCGATTGGGGTGACGGCTGCTTTTGGAGTGGCGATCGCTGCTAGACAGTTTCAACTCAGTTCGACAGAAAGCTTTTTAGCGGACCTTCACAGCGCTGGTCAGTATCTAATCCAGGCTAGACCTACAGCCGTAAATTTGGCCTGGGCTGTCAATCAGCTGCTAGCGATCGCTACGACACAAGCTAATCAAGGCAGTTCACCGGCCAATATCGCTGCCAACCTACTTAAAGAAGCCCAGTTGCTCTATCAAGCCGATATCGCTGCTTGCAAGCAGCTTGGCACTTACGCTCAAGCGCTTATTCCTAATCCGGTAAGGGTGATTCACCACTGTAACACCGGATCTCTAGCCGCAGTGGACTATGGTACGGCGCTCGGCGTGATTCGCATAGCTCATGAACAGGGGAAACAAATTCACGTTTTTCTAGACGAAACCAGGCCTCGCCTTCAGGGAGCTAGCCTATCTGCTTACGAGATGAAGGCAGCTGGCATTTCGCATACGGTGATTGTCGATGGGGCATCCGGCTATGTGATGAGCACGCAGAAGATTGATGCCTGTATTGTGGGATGCGATCGCGTTGCTGCCAATGGAGATGTTGCCAACAAAATTGGTACCTATAATCTTGCACTTATTGCTCATGCTCATCAGGTTCCTTTCTACGTCGCCTGTCCCACTAGCACGCTAGATCTGAGCCTAGCTAGCGGCGCAATAATCAATATTGAAGAGCGGGTCAGTACTGAAATTACCCATATCAACGCTCAGCAAATAACTCCTGACGACACACCTGTTTTCAACCCTGCCTTTGACATTACTCCTTCTAAATACATCACAGCTCTGATCACAGAGAAGGGAATTGTGTATCCACCCTTCGAAGAAAATTTAGCCAAGCTCATGGGAAACCCATCGAAGATCAGTGATGTTGTTCATTCCCCTTAG
- a CDS encoding AarF/ABC1/UbiB kinase family protein translates to MSAASPELFNGFSESSTPPGPVATPATKTAAPQTVTVPAMPVAGTMPPRSLEDILTYDPEAIAAYYSRRPFQILFRLINIFWIASGYVLGLLWDKVTGRQKVNEQKRAEGLRVMLTRLGPAYIKVGQALSTRPDLISPAAMAEMVKLQDQLPPFSNEIAFRFIEEEIGQPPEAVYSYLSDSPIAAASLGQVYRGRLKTGEDVAVKVQRPGLADQITKDIYVIRILATWATKYIKQIRSDLVSIVDEFGDRIFEEMDYNHEGANAQRFADLYGYLPEIVVPTIYTQYTGRRVLTMEWIDGVKLTELEELDRRGIDPTHVIEVGVQCSLRQLLEHGFFHADPHPGNLLVMADGKLAYLDFGMMCQVEAYQRYGLIEAIVHMVNRDFEGLAQDYVNLEFLTPETDLSPIVPALAGVFNNALGASVAELNLKSITDEFSALMYEYPFRVPAYYALIIRSLVTLDGIAITVDPSFKVLSKAYPYVARRLLTDPAPQLRTSLQELLFRDGSFRWNRLENLLRNAKDSTDYDLDKVLSQTLEFLFSERGEYLRVRIADELAKEIDKMGYSLLRQITKALRLPLGQETPMAAQTTAYQSPQATWEHAIRILKILRDTPGFNPTTVATVIPKLISEPEARGLGRRVVSGVVQRGVARLIREFLVTEKRPPVPALPPVRAA, encoded by the coding sequence ATGAGTGCAGCCTCGCCTGAACTATTTAACGGCTTTTCTGAGTCTTCTACCCCGCCTGGGCCAGTAGCTACGCCCGCGACCAAAACAGCAGCACCACAAACCGTAACTGTCCCCGCGATGCCTGTTGCAGGCACAATGCCACCGCGATCGCTAGAAGATATCTTGACCTACGATCCTGAAGCGATCGCTGCTTACTATTCCAGGCGTCCTTTCCAGATATTGTTTCGCTTGATCAATATTTTTTGGATTGCTTCTGGCTATGTGCTTGGGCTGCTGTGGGATAAGGTTACGGGCCGTCAGAAAGTAAATGAGCAAAAGCGAGCTGAAGGGTTGCGGGTTATGCTTACCCGTCTAGGTCCTGCCTACATCAAAGTTGGGCAAGCCCTCTCGACTCGACCTGATTTGATTTCGCCAGCGGCTATGGCAGAGATGGTGAAGCTACAAGATCAGCTTCCCCCTTTCTCCAATGAAATAGCATTTAGATTTATCGAAGAGGAAATTGGTCAGCCGCCAGAAGCTGTTTATTCTTATCTATCTGATTCACCGATTGCAGCGGCTTCTCTTGGTCAAGTGTATAGAGGCAGATTGAAAACCGGGGAAGATGTTGCAGTCAAGGTTCAGCGTCCTGGACTGGCTGATCAAATCACTAAAGATATCTACGTTATTAGGATCCTAGCCACTTGGGCTACTAAATATATCAAACAAATTCGTAGCGATCTTGTCAGCATTGTCGATGAGTTCGGTGATCGCATCTTCGAAGAAATGGACTACAACCACGAAGGTGCCAACGCCCAACGCTTTGCCGATCTGTATGGCTACCTACCAGAAATTGTCGTTCCGACTATTTATACACAATATACTGGCCGTCGTGTGCTGACGATGGAGTGGATAGATGGTGTCAAACTTACAGAACTAGAGGAGCTAGATAGACGTGGTATCGATCCAACCCATGTGATCGAAGTAGGCGTTCAGTGTTCTTTGCGTCAGCTACTAGAGCATGGGTTTTTCCACGCGGACCCGCATCCTGGGAATCTACTGGTGATGGCAGATGGAAAGCTAGCCTATCTTGATTTTGGCATGATGTGTCAGGTGGAAGCTTACCAACGATATGGACTAATTGAAGCAATTGTTCATATGGTCAACCGAGACTTCGAAGGACTCGCACAGGACTATGTGAATTTAGAATTTCTGACGCCAGAAACCGACCTTAGTCCTATTGTTCCAGCGCTAGCAGGTGTGTTCAACAATGCACTAGGTGCCAGCGTTGCCGAGCTAAATTTGAAAAGCATCACCGATGAGTTCTCGGCGCTGATGTACGAGTATCCTTTCCGAGTACCTGCCTACTATGCCTTGATTATTCGTTCGCTCGTAACGCTTGATGGCATTGCTATTACAGTTGATCCGAGCTTCAAAGTACTGAGCAAAGCCTATCCTTACGTCGCCCGGCGATTGCTGACAGATCCAGCGCCGCAGCTACGAACTTCACTACAAGAGCTGCTATTTAGAGATGGCAGTTTTCGCTGGAATCGATTGGAAAATCTTCTTAGAAACGCGAAAGATAGCACCGACTACGATCTCGATAAGGTGCTAAGTCAAACACTGGAGTTTTTGTTCTCCGAGCGGGGTGAGTACCTTCGAGTGCGTATTGCTGATGAGCTAGCCAAAGAAATTGACAAAATGGGCTACAGTCTATTGCGGCAAATCACTAAAGCCTTGCGTCTACCCCTAGGGCAAGAAACACCAATGGCTGCGCAGACAACAGCCTACCAGTCTCCCCAAGCCACTTGGGAACATGCGATCAGAATCCTCAAGATTTTACGCGATACACCAGGATTTAATCCGACTACCGTAGCTACGGTTATCCCAAAACTAATTTCGGAGCCAGAAGCTAGAGGATTAGGTCGTCGGGTTGTGAGCGGTGTCGTACAAAGAGGTGTCGCTCGGCTGATTCGGGAATTCTTAGTGACAGAAAAGCGGCCTCCTGTCCCCGCATTGCCACCTGTTCGTGCCGCTTAA
- a CDS encoding mechanosensitive ion channel family protein — translation MKKTVRKVRFGVCLAALTIALSVAPVWAQDEGIQEGSIEEMLPVEIETDQTEAAVPPDDGVYFADVMVRGQSVFQVGSLEGVSASQRAAGISRRIASLLDRTQGAVVVTAAPADIADVINIEANGRILMTVTEQDAQDLRLPLDVVVEDWTDELERSFDKPPVAIDVVQRLNATVRQLSRDAINSIPALIGVLIVIFFTWLIAKGVRFSAFQWAQRTEGDRSTEILIGRLGYGAVWVAGAVVALGVWGIDFATMLSALGLTSVAIGFSLKDVLSNYISGVILLAARPFHIGDQVVIDGYEGTITQVQLRSTTIKTYNGRMIYIPNQEVFSASITNNTASKYLRSSVFVGIDYEADIIEAREVIVRAISTLDKVQPEPIPEVLVSELAASTVNLEVRFWVDSRRAGFLETTSIVAQKVKEALQEYDIEMPTEIYTLLLKDVPEELKQGNGSIVSSNDGISQRATISEAQENPDSRT, via the coding sequence ATGAAGAAGACTGTGAGAAAAGTTCGCTTTGGAGTTTGCCTTGCGGCTTTAACGATTGCTTTATCGGTTGCTCCAGTCTGGGCGCAAGATGAAGGTATACAAGAGGGCAGCATAGAGGAAATGCTACCTGTTGAAATAGAAACGGATCAGACAGAAGCAGCAGTCCCCCCCGATGACGGCGTTTACTTCGCCGACGTTATGGTTCGAGGTCAAAGCGTTTTCCAAGTGGGTAGTTTGGAAGGTGTTTCTGCCAGTCAAAGAGCTGCAGGAATCAGCCGCCGCATCGCTAGTTTGTTGGATCGAACTCAAGGTGCAGTAGTGGTTACTGCTGCACCTGCTGATATTGCCGATGTCATCAATATAGAAGCAAACGGTCGGATTTTGATGACCGTCACTGAGCAGGATGCGCAAGACTTACGACTGCCTCTAGATGTTGTTGTAGAAGACTGGACTGATGAGCTTGAGCGCAGCTTTGATAAACCACCTGTTGCTATTGATGTTGTGCAGCGGCTAAACGCCACGGTTCGTCAGCTTAGTCGAGATGCTATCAACAGTATTCCAGCGCTGATTGGGGTGTTGATTGTTATATTCTTCACGTGGCTCATTGCCAAAGGCGTTCGTTTTAGTGCTTTCCAATGGGCGCAGCGGACAGAGGGCGATCGCAGTACAGAGATTTTAATCGGTAGGCTAGGCTATGGCGCTGTTTGGGTAGCAGGCGCAGTTGTAGCATTAGGCGTCTGGGGAATCGATTTTGCCACTATGCTAAGCGCGCTAGGCTTAACTAGTGTAGCCATCGGTTTTAGTTTGAAGGATGTTCTAAGCAACTATATTTCAGGTGTGATCTTGCTAGCAGCTCGTCCTTTTCACATTGGTGATCAAGTCGTGATTGACGGCTATGAAGGCACTATCACCCAAGTGCAGCTTAGGTCGACTACTATCAAAACCTATAATGGCCGCATGATCTACATTCCTAATCAGGAAGTTTTCAGCGCCAGCATTACTAACAATACAGCCTCTAAATATCTACGCAGTTCTGTTTTTGTTGGCATAGATTATGAGGCCGATATCATTGAAGCTAGAGAAGTTATCGTCAGAGCTATCTCGACCCTAGATAAAGTACAGCCAGAGCCTATCCCTGAAGTCTTAGTTAGCGAGCTGGCAGCTAGTACAGTTAACCTTGAGGTGCGCTTTTGGGTAGATTCCCGTCGTGCTGGCTTTCTAGAGACTACTTCGATCGTAGCTCAGAAGGTAAAAGAAGCCTTGCAAGAGTACGATATAGAGATGCCTACAGAAATCTATACACTGCTACTAAAAGATGTACCTGAAGAGCTAAAGCAAGGCAACGGCAGTATCGTCTCTTCTAACGACGGGATATCACAGAGAGCCACAATATCTGAAGCTCAAGAGAATCCAGACTCTAGAACGTAG
- the recN gene encoding DNA repair protein RecN: MLVSLKIENFALIDQLELELKPGLNVLTGETGAGKSIILDAIDAVLGGKASGRWVRTGTEKALVEATFQVDTRLSGWLSEQAIPDGGAIITCRRDLTAGKNSVRSKSRLNGIPVKKPQMDALRQLLIEITAQGQTLQLGDHDLQRDWLDGFGDQKLLEQKGQVAANYAAASSAKKILDARRQADRQRAEQIEMLQFQNKEFSEAALEDPNELEDLQIEHQRLSHSVELQQQSYQVYQMLYENDDGSACSDLLGDAETVLTDMLRFDPDINPIIEMVAEALAQVQEAGQQINAYGENIETDPERLDQIEARISQLKQLCRKYNRDLPELIEHYQTIQASLASMGEAGQSIEELEKAYQHKQAKLLESCDRLTKLRQAAAKKLEADLVTQLKPLAMERVKFKVDIQSQVPTIHGGDAIAFLFSPNPGEPLQPLADIASGGEMSRFLLALKACFSKVDPISTMVFDEIDVGVSGRVAQAIAEKLHQLSREHQVLCVTHQPLVAAMADAHYHVGKHVIASATEPASKHSQKPKSKSAQTQLLEAVPTKAPTKEEAKALEKIAAQTRRHAKGRSQDQTKGKTKEAKARTDAGERTIVRVTPLGNTEARRDELAQLAGGRSHSEAIAFADSLLAQAETIRKAG, from the coding sequence ATGTTGGTGTCTTTGAAAATCGAGAATTTTGCCCTCATCGATCAGCTTGAACTAGAACTTAAGCCTGGTCTAAATGTACTAACCGGAGAAACTGGTGCAGGTAAGTCGATCATATTAGATGCGATTGATGCTGTTTTAGGAGGCAAAGCTAGCGGTAGATGGGTTAGAACGGGTACTGAGAAGGCACTTGTGGAAGCGACTTTTCAAGTCGATACCCGACTATCCGGCTGGTTGAGCGAGCAAGCGATACCGGATGGAGGCGCTATTATCACCTGCCGACGTGATCTCACAGCGGGTAAAAATTCGGTTCGTAGCAAATCTAGGCTCAACGGCATACCGGTCAAGAAACCACAAATGGATGCTTTGCGGCAGCTCCTAATTGAGATCACCGCTCAGGGTCAAACGCTACAGCTAGGCGATCATGACTTACAGAGAGATTGGTTGGATGGATTTGGCGATCAGAAACTGCTCGAGCAAAAGGGCCAAGTTGCTGCTAACTATGCCGCTGCTAGTTCAGCTAAGAAGATATTAGATGCGCGCCGCCAAGCCGACCGGCAACGCGCCGAACAAATAGAGATGCTTCAGTTTCAAAATAAAGAATTTAGCGAAGCGGCATTAGAAGATCCCAATGAGCTAGAAGATTTACAGATAGAACATCAGCGACTAAGTCACAGCGTCGAGCTACAGCAGCAGAGCTATCAGGTCTATCAGATGCTGTACGAAAACGACGATGGCTCAGCTTGCTCTGATTTATTAGGTGATGCTGAGACTGTCCTGACGGATATGCTGCGTTTTGATCCTGATATCAACCCGATCATTGAGATGGTGGCAGAGGCCCTAGCTCAGGTGCAAGAAGCCGGACAGCAGATCAATGCCTATGGAGAGAATATCGAAACCGACCCAGAGCGACTAGATCAGATTGAAGCTAGGATCTCTCAGCTAAAGCAGCTTTGTCGGAAGTACAATCGCGACTTACCCGAGCTGATTGAGCATTATCAGACCATCCAAGCTTCGTTAGCTTCAATGGGAGAAGCTGGGCAGTCAATCGAAGAATTAGAAAAAGCCTATCAGCATAAGCAAGCAAAGCTGTTAGAAAGTTGCGATCGGCTCACTAAGCTACGCCAGGCAGCAGCTAAGAAACTCGAGGCGGATCTTGTCACTCAGCTCAAGCCGCTAGCAATGGAGAGAGTAAAGTTTAAGGTAGATATCCAGTCTCAAGTGCCGACTATACACGGAGGAGATGCGATCGCCTTCCTCTTTAGTCCCAATCCTGGCGAACCGCTTCAGCCGCTAGCCGACATTGCTTCTGGAGGAGAAATGAGCCGGTTCTTACTGGCGCTTAAAGCCTGCTTTTCTAAGGTCGATCCAATCAGCACCATGGTCTTTGATGAGATTGACGTGGGTGTTTCGGGGCGAGTGGCCCAGGCGATCGCCGAGAAACTCCACCAGCTTAGCCGTGAGCACCAGGTGCTATGTGTTACTCATCAACCTTTAGTGGCTGCTATGGCCGATGCTCACTATCACGTTGGCAAACATGTGATTGCCTCTGCTACAGAGCCTGCCTCTAAGCACAGCCAGAAGCCCAAATCAAAGTCCGCGCAAACTCAGCTGCTAGAAGCTGTTCCTACCAAAGCTCCTACCAAAGAAGAAGCCAAAGCGCTTGAGAAGATTGCCGCTCAAACTAGAAGGCACGCTAAAGGTCGATCTCAAGATCAAACTAAAGGCAAGACCAAGGAAGCCAAGGCGCGTACCGATGCAGGCGAGCGTACCATTGTCAGAGTCACACCGCTTGGCAACACCGAAGCACGACGAGATGAATTAGCTCAGCTAGCCGGAGGCCGCTCTCATAGTGAGGCGATCGCATTTGCCGACTCTTTGTTAGCCCAAGCCGAAACAATCCGAAAGGCAGGGTAA
- the msrB gene encoding peptide-methionine (R)-S-oxide reductase MsrB: protein MRKRDFLKMGVIGVGTITLSRYVPFFAKSKTKGNTLIAEKNNADTTDSKTDFEITKTEADWRKILTPEEFAVLRQEKTERPFSSPLDKLSTAGTYSCAGCGLTLFSSEAKFDSGTGWPSFYASLDNAVETRIDRSFLMERTEVHCRRCGGHLGHVFNDGPAPTRKRYCMNGVSLNFTPA from the coding sequence ATGAGAAAGCGTGATTTTTTGAAAATGGGAGTTATTGGGGTCGGAACGATTACGCTGTCTCGCTATGTACCTTTTTTTGCGAAGTCAAAAACAAAAGGAAACACGCTGATAGCTGAAAAAAACAATGCAGATACAACTGATTCGAAAACTGATTTTGAGATCACTAAAACAGAAGCAGACTGGCGAAAGATCCTTACACCTGAAGAGTTCGCGGTACTAAGACAAGAAAAAACCGAACGTCCCTTCAGTAGTCCACTCGATAAACTTTCTACTGCCGGAACCTATAGCTGTGCTGGTTGTGGATTGACGCTATTCTCTTCTGAAGCTAAATTCGACAGTGGTACAGGCTGGCCTAGCTTCTACGCATCACTAGACAATGCAGTAGAAACCCGCATTGATCGCTCTTTCTTAATGGAGCGCACCGAGGTACACTGTCGTCGCTGTGGTGGACATTTAGGACACGTTTTTAACGATGGGCCTGCCCCTACTAGAAAGCGTTATTGCATGAATGGTGTTTCTCTGAACTTTACACCAGCCTAA
- a CDS encoding NYN domain-containing protein, which yields MAARMLNRLSIFIDGNNMFYAQQKNGWFFDPKRVLEYFLKEIEGNVLGNAFWYTGLKDPQDQRAFRDALISLGYTVRTKILKEYYDDASGRYSQKANLDIEIVVDMFNTVDQYDRVVLFSGDGDFERAIELLRSKSTHITVVSTEGMIARELRNVTDRYIDLNSIRRRIEKVDS from the coding sequence ATGGCTGCACGTATGCTGAACCGGCTATCTATTTTTATAGATGGAAACAACATGTTCTATGCCCAGCAAAAGAACGGCTGGTTTTTTGATCCGAAGCGAGTATTAGAATACTTCCTTAAAGAGATAGAAGGTAATGTCCTGGGAAATGCTTTTTGGTATACGGGCTTAAAAGATCCACAGGATCAAAGAGCCTTTCGAGATGCATTGATTAGCCTGGGCTACACCGTCCGGACAAAGATCTTAAAGGAATATTATGACGATGCCTCTGGCCGATATTCTCAAAAGGCAAACTTAGACATTGAGATCGTTGTCGATATGTTTAATACAGTCGATCAATATGATCGAGTCGTTTTGTTTAGCGGTGATGGTGATTTTGAAAGGGCAATTGAATTACTACGCTCCAAAAGTACACATATTACGGTTGTTTCGACAGAAGGTATGATTGCTCGCGAGCTACGGAATGTTACTGATCGCTACATCGACCTCAACTCAATTCGTCGGCGTATAGAAAAAGTAGATAGTTAG
- a CDS encoding AI-2E family transporter encodes MEHPDTHPDTLYRTAVATMERRDRETNMTLQQPRLVLLLISLASIVLIVSGLRALSGLLTPILLSLFLVLVTAPLLSWLRKKGLPRWLSYLVILLGVGIVGLFFTFFLTTSLNQLLDVLPTYINQIESQVEELWEWLGTRGIDSEDIQELTWFQPERILRVSVTVTTTVLGLFSNVGLTLIIFIYMLATAPSFSARLRKGLRKNPSALQRLQAFAQSTSAYLLIKGWLGALTALVQIFLMLILGLDFAVLWGVLSFLLNFVPNIGFYIALIPPLLLSLIELGWLKAVLFAIAYVAINNFFDLVIAPKYLSEGLDLSALVTFLAVIIWTWILGPIGAFLALPLTVMVKKLLLEPFPQTQLIAELLGAGGEEDESI; translated from the coding sequence ATGGAGCACCCAGATACTCATCCTGATACGCTATACAGAACAGCAGTGGCTACTATGGAGAGGAGAGATAGAGAAACGAATATGACCTTACAGCAGCCTAGGCTCGTGCTTCTATTAATTAGTCTAGCTAGTATCGTGCTTATCGTCTCAGGGCTTAGAGCGCTATCTGGGCTACTCACGCCCATCTTGCTGTCTTTGTTTTTAGTACTGGTAACCGCGCCACTTTTGAGCTGGCTTAGGAAAAAGGGACTACCTAGATGGCTCTCTTATCTAGTTATTCTACTGGGCGTTGGCATTGTTGGATTGTTCTTTACTTTTTTTCTAACAACCTCGCTCAATCAACTTCTAGATGTGCTACCTACCTATATCAACCAGATTGAATCCCAGGTAGAAGAGCTGTGGGAGTGGTTAGGAACAAGAGGTATCGATTCAGAAGATATTCAAGAATTAACTTGGTTTCAGCCAGAGAGAATTCTGCGTGTGTCAGTCACCGTAACAACGACTGTCTTGGGCTTGTTCTCTAATGTGGGGCTTACTCTAATTATCTTCATCTACATGCTGGCAACAGCACCTAGCTTCTCTGCTCGTTTACGCAAAGGGCTCAGAAAAAACCCATCTGCACTTCAAAGATTGCAAGCGTTTGCGCAAAGCACTAGTGCTTATCTGTTGATCAAAGGGTGGTTAGGCGCGCTAACGGCACTGGTTCAGATCTTCTTGATGCTAATTTTGGGTTTGGATTTTGCGGTGCTCTGGGGAGTTCTCTCTTTCTTGTTGAACTTTGTACCCAATATTGGATTCTACATCGCGTTAATTCCACCGCTGCTGCTGTCGCTCATCGAATTAGGCTGGCTAAAGGCAGTTCTGTTTGCGATCGCCTATGTTGCTATCAACAATTTCTTTGATCTAGTGATCGCTCCAAAATATCTCTCTGAAGGTCTTGATCTTTCAGCACTAGTCACGTTTTTGGCCGTTATTATCTGGACCTGGATACTTGGCCCTATTGGCGCTTTTCTAGCACTACCTTTGACTGTCATGGTTAAGAAACTATTACTAGAACCTTTCCCCCAGACTCAGCTAATTGCTGAACTATTAGGGGCTGGAGGAGAAGAAGACGAGTCAATTTGA
- a CDS encoding sodium:proton antiporter produces MPWIVAAIKPVLEDPAIESNLRQFLLVLSVSLGVATLSRVFSVLRNIPYTLLLLLVGLGLAVVDVRLVNLSPELILFIFLPPLLFEAAWNIKWSRLKSDFFPILLYAILGVVICILGLVFGLQQLAGASLATALLVGASLSATDPVSVTALFRELGVDKRLTTLMEGESLFNDGVAVVAFNLLLGIAIGIEQFDVSVTLARFGIFVGLGISLGGLIGFGISFLTQRFDIPLVEQSLTLVSAYGTYIIAEEVGGSGVIAVVTTGLILGNFGSRIGMNPRTRLVVSEFWEFLAFFVNSIVFLLIGDQVRFQALIDYSETIFVAILIIIIARAVSVFGLGAFSNWVTKGENISMSGQTILWWGGLRGSVSVALALSVPESLAQREEIIAVVFGVMLFTLLVQGLTTQPLLSWLNLLGDQPTRQRYTQLVAHRVALNRVLDRLKELIDRQEVDEEFAKYQIALVEGQLEELKDDLVELQRSNPDLLTYAAEQIRDELLAIESDTYAEFIRAGQLKDELAPLLQDVLPQSA; encoded by the coding sequence ATGCCTTGGATAGTTGCAGCTATAAAGCCCGTCCTCGAAGATCCAGCTATCGAATCAAACCTGCGTCAGTTTTTACTAGTGCTTTCCGTTTCACTAGGTGTCGCTACGCTATCTCGTGTATTCAGCGTTCTTCGCAACATTCCCTACACGCTACTGCTGCTACTTGTAGGCTTAGGGTTAGCTGTTGTCGATGTTCGCTTAGTCAATCTTTCGCCAGAGCTAATTTTATTCATCTTCCTACCGCCCCTGCTGTTTGAGGCTGCCTGGAATATTAAATGGAGTCGTCTCAAAAGCGATTTCTTTCCAATCTTGCTCTATGCCATATTGGGCGTTGTTATCTGCATATTGGGCTTAGTCTTTGGTCTTCAGCAGCTTGCTGGGGCTTCGCTAGCCACTGCTCTTTTGGTAGGTGCGAGTCTATCGGCAACCGATCCTGTCTCTGTGACAGCCTTGTTTAGAGAGTTGGGGGTCGATAAAAGACTAACGACACTGATGGAAGGCGAGAGTCTATTCAACGATGGAGTTGCAGTTGTTGCCTTCAATCTTCTACTGGGCATTGCCATCGGGATAGAGCAGTTCGACGTTTCTGTAACGCTGGCCCGGTTTGGCATATTTGTTGGTCTTGGTATCAGTCTGGGTGGACTTATTGGCTTTGGAATTTCTTTCTTGACTCAGCGATTTGACATCCCGCTAGTAGAGCAGTCTTTGACCTTAGTCTCGGCCTATGGCACCTACATTATTGCCGAGGAAGTGGGTGGATCAGGCGTCATCGCTGTAGTCACTACTGGGCTAATTCTAGGTAACTTTGGCTCTCGAATTGGGATGAACCCTCGCACTCGTTTAGTGGTCTCTGAGTTCTGGGAATTTCTAGCCTTTTTTGTCAATTCCATCGTATTTCTGCTGATTGGTGACCAAGTGCGCTTTCAAGCCTTGATCGATTATTCAGAGACTATTTTTGTAGCTATTTTGATTATTATCATCGCTAGAGCAGTCAGCGTTTTTGGGCTAGGTGCTTTTAGTAATTGGGTAACTAAAGGCGAAAATATTTCCATGTCTGGACAAACTATCCTATGGTGGGGTGGCCTACGTGGGTCGGTATCGGTAGCACTGGCATTAAGTGTGCCAGAGTCGCTGGCCCAAAGAGAAGAAATCATTGCTGTTGTCTTTGGCGTGATGCTATTTACACTGTTAGTGCAGGGGTTGACAACGCAGCCGCTACTGTCCTGGTTAAATCTACTAGGCGATCAGCCTACCCGGCAAAGATATACCCAACTGGTTGCCCATAGAGTTGCCCTAAACCGGGTTTTGGATCGACTGAAAGAGCTGATTGACCGTCAGGAAGTTGATGAAGAATTTGCAAAATATCAAATTGCTTTGGTAGAAGGCCAGTTAGAAGAACTGAAAGATGACTTAGTAGAGCTACAGCGATCAAACCCGGATCTGCTTACCTACGCCGCCGAGCAGATCCGCGATGAGCTGCTCGCTATTGAATCTGACACTTACGCTGAATTCATCCGGGCAGGACAACTCAAGGATGAACTAGCACCATTACTACAAGATGTGCTTCCTCAGAGTGCCTGA